AGCAATCCCTGGGGCACAGGCCCAAAGGCAACATGGCAACCCTTCTAGTCCTGTGCCGGGGCGCCAACAGCAAGGTTGGGCCTAGAGACAAGGAGCCGCGGCTACAGTCAATGTTAGAGCGAGAAAGTCTGAACTTCAGCTCCATGCTCCCGCCAACACCCCAACCTGTCACCTCTCACCCTGGCTCCCTGGAATGGACAGCTGCTATCCCTTGGCTCCCTAACTGAGAGCTGGACCTGCCCAAAGGGCCCTGGGGATGGGGGTAGGGCTGTTGGAAGGCTGGGGCCCAGGGCACCTTGGTAGCAGCCTGCACAGCAGCAGAGGCGGCAATGTTGAGGCCCCGCTTCCCAAAGCTGAGCACTGTCTCGTAGCTGCGCTCCTTGGCTTGCACGATGTAGGTGTCGATTTCCTGCAGATGATATGTTGGGGAGGAAAGCTCAGGCGGACCGCCCGGGTCACTCCTGTATGGACCCGGAGAAACCACTGGGAGTCACGGCTCCTGGTCCACCCCATCCACAGAGCAAAGGGCtccccacccactcacccatTCTTCCACCTCAATGATCCGCCACGCTCCAggctccccacaccatccccaaACCAGCTTCCAGATGGTGTTTTACACCCTCCAAAGATCATTCACCTGTGTACCCATTTGATTAgcccagaagaggaagaaggcaagGCTCTGTCAAGGTCCCACAGTTCAACAGCAGCAGGACTGGGATTAGAGCCCAGATGTTCCCCAGCGTCTCAAGCCCCAAATCCAGGGCTCCTCCCCTTGCACCCACCCCTACACtgcccaccctgcctccccctgGGGTACCTTCTCATGGCGAGACAAGGATGGGTGGACAAACTTTCGGTAAAGCATGCTGGCCCCCCTGGTGTAGGGCGAAAGCAGCCACAGCACAAACGCCATCTTGATCTCGTAGTAGAAAGGGAACCTGTGAGAGTAGAGGGGCAAGGTCCACCAGGGAGCCAGGCCAGGGAGAGCCAGCCCCTCCCCGCAGCCCACAGAACTGGTGCCCGTACCAGGAAATAAAGATGTCTGTGAAGGTCTCCACCGCCATGAAGAGTGCAAAGACGATCCAGTACATCATCCATCGGACCTggatagggtggggtggggggagaggtcAGAAGCCAGAAGCTGAACCGGCAATACCAACTCCCCTGTCCTGGGCTGACCCAGTCCATAGATTCCAGAAAGCCCTTCCCACTGCATTCCCCTGGCACTTGGCTGGCCTTACAGAATTGCCTCTGAGAAACTGCCACTCATTCCTGTACCCACCCTCAATCAGCTTCACCCACAAGATCTTACAAAGAACCTCAACAGCCCACCCTCCACCCACGCCCATGCTGCTTCAGGATATACCACCAGATTATACCCCTGAAAAAGAGGGAGCCCAGCTTGGACCCCACATACCTTGCCAAATCCTACCACACCCCTCACATGAGCTGAGCCCTCCTGCCCATCCCCACACTCACATATTCACGAATGTTCTTGGTCTTCACAGCCTTGTAGGAAGCATAAGCTGGGTACAGCATCCCAAACACCAGCCTGAAGAGCAGCCCCCAAAACAGAGGAGAAGTGTGAGGGGCACCATTCCCCACACCCCTGCCAGGTGGCTGCCTCCCCCCCCACCCAGGTTCAAGGCAGCAGTACCTGCCCTGTTCTTCCCGCTTGGCTTGCACAACCTGTGCCTGAGTCAGTGCCCTGGAGGCCACCTCCCTACCCTGCTGTTTACAAACACCCCAAGCCTGCTCAGGCCTGCAAAAGTGGCCCATGGGTGCATGATGCAGGGAGAGCACAAGGTGGGTGGGAAGCAGGCTTCGGAGCTGTGAGAACACCAGGCTGATTCCTCCCCTGGACGTGTCATCAGGCGCAGGGCCATCAGATCCGGCAGTGCCAGGTGGCAGACAGAGATATTTCAGCCAGGTGCTGGAGTACCCAAAGGTGACAAGTAGGATTGAGTGGGGAGGCTGAGGCCAGGGTGGTGAGTCACGTGAATGACTACTCAGTTGGGAAGCGCCCACAACGTGCCACATCTTGTGTCTGCCAAGGGGCTGCTGGCCGGCCTGTGGTCCTCTCTCTCCCAcgcacctgcctgcaatgcctgTCTGACTGCAAGGGGTTTCGCCTGGCCGTCAGCCAAGTAGGCTTGAGGGTGGGGGTACCAGCACgcgctccccccccccccgccccccgcatgCCTTGTGCAGGTCCACAAATCCGTTAACCCTTGCAGTGAATGTTGGAAGGAGGGGAAAGGTGTAAGGGAGCTCAGAAAGCCCCCTTTCCACCTGACATTCCCAGTTTCCGCCCCAGGGGCAGGTtgaaacccagggacagagggagtATTAGAACGGCCATACTCACACCACCAGGCGACAGATCATCCACGACACCATTCTGCAGCcttgggaaggaagggagatCCCTCCAGGAAGACGCCCAGAGGGACGCTCACGCCACGGTGGAGGTGTAGGAACCACAGGGGCGCTAGGCTTGCCCCTTTGTGGAGGCGAAGCCCGCCGCTCACTAACTCCGCGGTGCGGAAAGCCTGAGGAAAGGGGAGATGAGCGGGCCGGGGCAGGCAGGACCGACTGGGGAGCCGGTACCCGCCAGCGCGCTCTTCCGCCCCGCCGAGCCGCTCTGACAGTTACAGCTCTGACCCGCACTTCCTGCTCCGGAGAACGAAGCGTTCGGCCCTTGCCAGGGGCGCTGCAGGTCCCGGGCCAGGGGTGGCTGGTCTCAACCTGCGCTCGTGCGGGTCCCCGGGATCTCAGTGCGCCGGGCCACCGGCACCGGCTTCGGGGCGGAGTTTGCAACTCACTTGAAAGTTGCACGGAACTGGGCGCTGCCCAACCCCAGGTCTCCGGCGCGGGGCGCAGGCGCAGAGAGGCTCCGGAGGGGGCGGGGCGAGGTCAGGGAGGCGAGAGGCCTGCCCCTTAAAGTGGCGATGCTCAGCCGTCTCGCGGCTGGGGCCCGTAGGTtggctgctaaatcacttcagtcgtgtccgactctgtgcgaccccatagacggcagcccaccagggtcccccgtccctgggattctccaggcaagaacactggagtgggttgccatttccttctccaatgcatgaaagtgaaaagtgaaagtgaagtcgctcagtcgtgtccgactcttagcgaccccctggactgcagcccaccaggctcctccgtccatgggattttccaggcaagagtactggagtggggtgccattgccttctccaccatagGTTGGAGTAGCCCTCGAAATGGGAAATGTGGAGGTGGGAAGCGGAAACAAAAAGGTGGGGCCGGGGGAGGAAGAAACGAAGGAAATTCGGAGACTTGACTTTCCGGGGATCTTTATTGGCTCCCGTCTTTTACCTCGTTTTCCCGCCTTCTGTAAGATGGGAATGGGAGTGAGATGGGTGGAGGTCCCGGGTTAGAGGCTCCGTCGAGAACTAAAGGAGGTTTGGCTGAGCGCCAGCAAATCTGGCTCTTAAAAGCACTAGGGCAGGAGATGGGTAAGCGCTTCAAAGATGCTGAGGTGACCTAGACAGAAAGCGGAGAGGACTCGGAGGAGAGGGAATCTGAGGGACTCATCACCTCCATCCCAACTCATCCTGAAGGGTGGGCTGCAGGAGTTGACTTCTCCCACGTCCCTGGGCAGGCAGATTTGAGAGATTCTGGGTGAAGTCCTCAGTCCATCTTCCCCCAAAGTTTGAAATGCCACCTATTTTTGTGAGTCAAGAGCACAGATATCCCTGAGAGCTTTAGTATCAAGAATCGCCACTTTGTAGTGCATTTTTGAGCTCAAGGCTTGAACTTTACAAGACCCCTTTTTACCATTTAGGAAGTAGGCTCAATGGTggaaagtaacttgctcaagggcACCTGATGGTGTTTGCCGGTGGACTATAAACAAATGtttggctcagccttcttttgagGGCAGCTCTAAGAAGGGACAGGTAATGGGAAAGCTCCTC
This is a stretch of genomic DNA from Bos javanicus breed banteng chromosome 8, ARS-OSU_banteng_1.0, whole genome shotgun sequence. It encodes these proteins:
- the REEP4 gene encoding receptor expression-enhancing protein 4 isoform X1 is translated as MVSWMICRLVVLVFGMLYPAYASYKAVKTKNIREYVRWMMYWIVFALFMAVETFTDIFISWFPFYYEIKMAFVLWLLSPYTRGASMLYRKFVHPSLSRHEKEIDTYIVQAKERSYETVLSFGKRGLNIAASAAVQAATKSQGALAGKLRSFSMQDLRTIPDGPAPTYQDPLYLEDQVPHRRPPIGYRAGGLRDSDTDNECWSDTEVVPQPPARPREKPLGRSQSLRVIKRKPLAREGTSRSLKVRTRKKTAPSDMDS
- the REEP4 gene encoding receptor expression-enhancing protein 4 isoform X2, encoding MVSWMICRLVVLVFGMLYPAYASYKAVKTKNIREYVRWMMYWIVFALFMAVETFTDIFISWFPFYYEIKMAFVLWLLSPYTRGASMLYRKFVHPSLSRHEKEIDTYIVQAKERSYETVLSFGKRGLNIAASAAVQAATKVVQRLLLPCRVRVHWPGSCGASPCRTCVPSPMALPPPTRIPSTWRTRYPTAGHLSGTGQGVCETVTLIMSVGPTRKWSPSHQPGPERSRWAAARACV